A stretch of the Aegilops tauschii subsp. strangulata cultivar AL8/78 chromosome 4, Aet v6.0, whole genome shotgun sequence genome encodes the following:
- the LOC109747913 gene encoding NAC domain-containing protein 92: MSEASVLNQAEVEDAAAAAGLDLPPGFRFHPTDEEIISHYLTPKALDHRFCSGVIGEVDLNKCEPWHLPGKAKMGEKEWYFFCHKDRKYPTGTRTNRATESGYWKATGKDKEIFRGRGVLVGMKKTLVFYLGRAPRGEKTGWVMHEFRLEGKLPHPLPRSAKDEWAVSKVFNKELTATNGAMAAAEAGIERVSSFGFIGDFLDSGELPPLMDPPLGGDVDEVIDFKSTSAYATGAHSGLQVKMEQHMPQQPPHMMYSSPYFSLPAANSGDMSPAIRRYCKAEQVSGQTSALSPSRETGLSTDPNAAGCAEISSAATPSSQNQDFLDQFDEYPALNLADIWKY; encoded by the exons ATGTCTGAGGCGTCGGTTTTAAACCAGGCGGAGGTggaggacgcggcggcggcggccgggctgGACCTGCCGCCGGGCTTCCGGTTCCACCCCACGGACGAGGAGATCATCTCGCACTACCTCACCCCCAAGGCGCTCGACCACCGCTTCTGCTCCGGCGTCATCGGCGAGGTCGACCTCAACAAGTGCGAGCCATGGCATCTCCCAG GCAAGGCGAAGATGGGAGAGAAGGAGTGGTACTTCTTTTGCCACAAAGACCGCAAGTACCCGACGGGGACGAGGACGAACCGCGCCACCGAGAGCGGCTACTGGAAGGCCACCGGCAAGGACAAGGAGATCTTCCGGGGGAGGGGCGTCCTTGTCGGAATGAAGAAGACGCTCGTCTTCTACCTAGGCCGCGCCCCCCGCGGCGAGAAGACCGGCTGGGTCATGCACGAGTTCCGCCTCGAGGGCAAGCTCCCCCACCCGCTCCCGCGCTCCGCCAAG GACGAGTGGGCCGTGTCCAAGGTGTTCAACAAAGAGCTCACGGCCACCAACGGGGCAATGGCAGCGGCGGAGGCCGGGATCGAGCGAGTCAGCTCCTTCGGCTTCATCGGTGACTTCCTTGACTCTGGGGAGCTGCCGCCCCTCATGGACCCTCCCTTGGGCGGCGACGTCGACGAAGTCATCGATTTCAAGTCCACCTCTGCCTACGCCACCGGTGCCCATTCCGGGCTGCAGGTTAAGATGGAACAGCACATGCCGCAGCAGCCGCCGCACATGATGTACTCGAGCCCGTACTTCTCTCTGCCGGCCGCTAACTCCGGCGACATGTCGCCGGCGATCCGGAGGTACTGCAAGGCGGAGCAGGTCTCGGGGCAGACGTCTGCGCTCAGCCCGTCACGCGAGACCGGGCTGAGCACCGACCCCAACGCCGCCGGTTGCGCGGAGATCTCGTCGGCGGCGACACCGTCGTCTCAGAATCAAGACTTCCTTGACCAATTCGACGAGTACCCCGCCCTGAACCTCGCCGACATTTGGAAGTACTGA